In Vitis riparia cultivar Riparia Gloire de Montpellier isolate 1030 chromosome 19, EGFV_Vit.rip_1.0, whole genome shotgun sequence, the following proteins share a genomic window:
- the LOC117909233 gene encoding receptor-like protein 53 produces the protein MYRILCFLFFLSYSPVICFSFSNSTKLCPHHQNVALLRLKQLFSIDVSASSSDDCNLASFAKTDTWKEGTNCCSWDGVTCNRVTGLVIGLDLSCSGLYGVIAPEISHLSNLVSLDLSIYSGLGLETSSFIALAQNLTKLQKLHLRGINVSSILPISLLNLSSLKSMDLSSCQLYGRFPDDDLQLPNLKVLKLKGNHDLSGNFPKFNESNSMLLLDLSSTNFSGELPSSIGSLKSLESLDLSSTKFSGELPSSIGSLKSLESLDLSHCNFSGSIPSVLGNLTQITHLDLSSNQFDGEISNVFNKIRKLIVLDLSSNSFRGQFIASLDNLTELSFLDLSNNNLEGIIPSHVKELSSLSDVHLSNNLLNGTIPSWLFSLPSLIRLDLSHNELNGHIDDFQSPSLESIYLSNNELDGPVPSSIFELVNLTYLQLSSNNLGGIVETDMFMNLENLIYLDLSYNILTLSNYGHSNCALPFLETLLLSSCNISEFPRFLCSQEVLEFLDLSNNKIYGQLPKWAWNMGTETLSYFNLSQNLLTGFERFPWKNMLFLDLHSNLLQGPLPSLICEMSYISVLDFSNNNLSGLIPQCLGNFSESLSVLDLRMNQLHGNIPETFSKGNFIRNLGFNGNQLEGPLPRSLINCRRLQVLDLGNNRINDTFPYWLETLPELQVLILRSNRFHGHISGSNFQSPFPKLRIMDLSRNDFSGSLPEMYLKNFKAMMNVTEDKMKLKYMGEYYYRDSIMGTIKGFDFEFVILSTFTTIDLSNNRFQGEILDFIGSLSSLRELNLSHNNLTGHIPSSLGNLMVLESLDLSSNKLSGRIPRELTSLTFLEVLNLSKNHLTGVIPRGNQFDTFANNSYSGNIGLCGFPLSKKCVVDEAPQPPKEEEVESDTGFDWKVILMGYGCGLVVGLFMGCLVFLTRKPKWFVRMIEGDRHKKVRRSTRGIRRHGARRS, from the exons ATGTATCGAATCCTTTGcttcctcttctttctctcaTATTCTCCAGttatttgtttctctttctctaaTTCTACAAAGTTGTGTCCTCATCACCAGAATGTTGCCTTGCTTCGACTTAAGCAATTATTTTCCATAGATGTCTCCGCTTCTTCTTCGGATGATTGCAATTTAGCTTCTTTTGCCAAGACAGACACTTGGAAGGAAGGCACTAATTGTTGCTCATGGGATGGTGTCACATGCAATAGGGTTACAGGCCTTGTAATCGGGCTCGACCTTAGTTGCAGTGGCCTCTATG GTGTAATTGCTCCAGAAATCTCCCACCTATCCAACTTGGTTTCACTTGATCTTTCCATCTATAGTGGATTAGGACTTGAAACAAGTAGCTTCATTGCACTTGCTCAAAACCTAACGAAGTTGCAGAAACTTCATCTACGAGGTATAAATGTCTCTTCCATTTTGCCTATCTCCCTACTGAATTTATCTTCTTTGAAATCTATGGATCTCTCTTCTTGTCAACTATATGGGAGATTCCCTGATGATGATCTTCAACTGCCCAACCTTAAGGTTCTCAAGTTAAAGGGTAACCATGATCTCAGTGGGAATTTCCCAAAGTTCAATGAGAGTAATTCCATGCTGTTGTTGGATCTTTCTTCTACAAATTTCAGTGGGGAGCTTCCTAGTTCAATAGGCAGTCTAAAGTCTTTAGAAAGTTTGGATCTTTCTTCTACAAAATTCAGTGGGGAGCTTCCTAGTTCAATAGGTAGTCTAAAGTCTTTAGAAAGTTTGGATCTCTCGCACTGCAATTTCTCAGGGTCCATTCCCTCGGTCTTAGGGAACCTCACACAAATCACTCACTTGGACCTCTCAAGCAATCAATTTGATGGTgaaatttcaaatgttttcaatAAGATTAGAAAGCTAATTGTATTAGATCTTTCCAGTAATAGTTTCAGAGGTCAGTTCATAGCATCACTTGACAATCTAACAGAACTTTCTTTCTTAGACCTTTCAAACAATAACCTAGAAGGTATCATTCCTTCTCATGTGAAGGAACTTTCAAGTCTATCAGACGTCCATTTGTCCAATAACTTGTTGAATGGGACAATACCATCTTGGTTGTTTAGTCTACCATCATTGATAAGGTTAGATCTCAGTCATAACGAACTCAATGGTCATATTGATGATTTCCAATCCCCTTCATTGGAGTCCATTTATTTGAGTAATAATGAGTTAGATGGGCCAGTTCCAAGTTCCATCTTTGAACTTGTAAATCTTACATATCTCCAACTTTCTTCAAATAACTTGGGTGGCATTGTGGAGACAGACATGTTCATGAATCTTGAAAATCTTATCTATCTCGATCTTTCATATAACATTCTGACATTGAGCAACTACGGCCATTCCAACTGTGCGCTACCATTCTTGGAAACATTGTTGTTGTCTTCTTGCAACATAAGTGAATTCCCAAGATTTTTATGCAGTCAAGAGGTGTTGGAGTTTCTGGACCTTTCAAACAACAAGATTTATGGACAACTTCCGAAATGGGCATGGAATATGGGTACGGAGACACTGTCTTACTTCAATCTTTCTCAAAACTTGCTAACCGGGTTTGAGAGATTTCCATGGAAGAATATGCTATTTCTCGACCTTCATTCCAACTTGCTTCAAGGACCACTTCCATCATTGATTTGTGAAATGAGTTATATTAGTGTTCTGGATTTCTCTAATAACAACTTGAGTGGCTTAATTCCACAATGTTTGGGAAACTTCAGTGAGTCACTCTCTGTTTTGGATTTGCGAATGAATCAACTTCATGGTAACATTCCTGAAACGTTTTCGAAGGGCAATTTTATCAGGAATCTTGGCTTCAATGGAAATCAATTGGAAGGGCCTCTACCACGATCTTTGATCAATTGTAGAAGGTTGCAAGTTTTAGACCTTGGAAATAATAGAATAAATGATACATTCCCTTATTGGTTGGAAACTCTTCCAGAGCTACAAGTTTTGATCTTGCGTTCTAATAGGTTCCATGGTCACATAAGCGgttcaaatttccaatctccATTTCCCAAGTTACGAATAATGGATCTTTCACGTAATGATTTCTCTGGTAGTTTACCGGAAATgtatttgaagaatttcaaGGCAATGATGAATGTCACTGAGGATAAAATGAAACTGAAATATATGGGGGAATACTATTATCGAGATTCGATAATGGGAACAATCAAaggatttgattttgaatttgtaaTTTTGTCTACCTTCACAACAATTGATTTGTCCAACAATAGATTCCAAGGAGAGATTCTAGATTTCATTGGAAGTCTTAGTTCACTTCGAGAACTCAACTTGTCTCATAACAATCTTACAGGGCATATTCCATCATCTTTGGGCAATCTAATGGTGCTTGAATCATTAGACCTCTCTTCGAACAAGCTCAGTGGGAGAATTCCAAGGGAGTTGACAAGTCTGACATTTCTTGAAGTCTTAAATCTTTCGAAAAATCATCTCACTGGAGTCATTCCTCGAGGCAACCAATTTGATACATTTGCAAATAATTCATATAGTGGGAATATAGGATTATGTGGATTTCCATTGTCTAAGAAATGTGTAGTTGATGAAGCACCACAACCTCCCAAAGAAGAGGAGGTGGAATCCGATACTGGATTTGATTGGAAAGTCATATTGATGGGGTATGGTTGTGGACTAGTAGTTGGATTGTTTATGGGGTGCCTCGTCTTCTTAACAAGAAAACCTAAATGGTTTGTAAGAATGATTGAAGGAGATAGACATAAGAAGGTTAGAAGGTCAACAAGGGGCATTCGCAGGCATGGAGCAAGAAGAAGTTAG
- the LOC117909239 gene encoding putative disease resistance protein RGA3 codes for MADQIPFGVVEHILTKLGSKAFQEIGSMYGVPKEMTKLIGKLGTIKAVLLDAEEKQQQQSNRAVKDWVRRFRGVVYDADDLLDDYATHYLQRGGLARQLGSYFTWYCTF; via the exons ATGGCTGATCAAATTCCATTCGGTGTTGTGGAGCACATTTTGACCAAGTTGGGGTCCAAGGCGTTTCAAGAAATTGGATCCATGTATGGTGTTCCAAAGGAGATGACCAAGCTCATTGGGAAACTGGGCACCATCAAGGCTGTGCTTTTGGATGCTGAGGagaagcagcagcagcagaGCAATCGTGCAGTCAAAGATTGGGTCCGGAGGTTCAGAGGTGTTGTTTATGACGCAGATGACTTGCTGGATGACTATGCAACCCATTATCTTCAGCGAGGAGGATTGGCAAGGCAG cTGGGAAGCTATTTTACTTGGTATTGTACATTCTAA